The Clostridium aceticum genomic interval TGATAAATCATACTGTAATCCATCTATGAGTAGCATAAGCTTATACCCTATAATTTCTGTATTAGTATCTCTAATCACTAATGTATACTCTTCACTGCTGTCGTATACAATGTGTCTTGAAGGTAAAAGCTCTCCTCGATGATTCAACATCTCTAGTTCAAACATGCTATCATTATAAATACCATTATTTATCGTTTCTAGCTTAGTTTTTTGATTGTGTAGATAAGGAATAAAATTTTGACATCCACTTATAAAAAACATTATAATAATGCCTAATGCAAACTTTAGAACATATCTTTTCTTTTTAAAGAAATAAAGCATATTTTGAGCTCCTTTCTCTCCAATGAAGAACTACTACCTAAAAATAGGTAGTAGTACTCTGTTTTAGAGCTTATTTATAATCATAATTTTCTTGAGTAATAGTCTTATAGCCACTATGCTCAAATCTGTGATAGCCTTTTGCCATCGATATCCTATTATCAATACCTGATACCTTCTCAACCATAACGTCTGCAGAATTTGATTCAGTCTTACTATTTCCTACTTTATATATGTAGTCACCTTTGTCATCTTTGTAATAGAGAGACCCTTTAACATGAATTGAATCAATTTCGAACGGCAGTCCATTTTGATCTCGGGCCATAGATTTTGCATTTACAGCCCACTGATTGCCAGACAGTTTAATTAATTGTACACTTGATTTAGCTTTCGAATACGTTGACGTACTTGAACTAAAGAAAGCTAAAAATCGTTCAAAAATATTGAACTCCCTTAGTGGAGCAACCTCTATTACTGTTGCTTCCGCATCAACTGAAATATCTGGATCTAATGCTTTCTCAGCTGTTGTCATAGTGTTTGCAAAGGATACTATTGTTGAAAAAGAAAATAATACAACAAGAAGAAAAACAAATAGTTTTTTCATAATAACCTCCCATGTATATTTTTTTACTTAAATTTCTCTTTTGTAACAGACTTCATTTGTTAGCTTACATAAGTTTAGTACGAGTGAAATTTACATTCAAAGTTATAGCCATCTGTCTAACTTTTCCAGAGCTGTTGCACATATCTTTTCATGCACTGTTTTTTTGGAGAAATTCAGAGAAATCCTGTCCATAAAATCTAACCTCTTACACTCTATTTTCATCTTTCTCCTCCATCCATCAAAATCTATGTTGTACTTAAGCATATTTTCAATATATCATAAAATTTCCATCTTAAAACAGATTTAGAACAAAATGGCAGTAAAGAGGAATGAAATGGCATATCAAACTTTTTTGTTCCCTTTTACTCCCATTTCATTCCTTCTTAGTTGTATGTGATTTCTAACTATGATATTATTCAGTTTAATTAAAAGGTAGGGGACGAGTTAACAATGCAAAAGTCGTGGGGACGTTTTGTTCGGTATGAATCGAATACTTCTTTCTCCTTTTCTTCTTATCATTACATTGTTATTATTTCTTTATCACTTTTTTCTTTAGCATTTTGTCACAGTTTTATCACTGATGATTATCATAATTATTAGCAATTTTGCATGTCAAATAAAACTCACCTTTCAATTTCTTTGAATTTCTTTGACTTCTAAAAATTTCCCACTGGTGCCTGGGGAAAGAAGTTTGTAAAAATGAGGAATTTTCACTTGCAAAAAACAAGCGGTAAAAATAAGTTATCCTCATAAAGCTGTTTTTATAGGTCAACCAAGTACTGGGGTTTAAAGCACTTACTAAAAATATATGAATAATTTTCTTCCTTGAATATCATATACTCTTTTTCTAACTTCTGATTCACTCTTATATTATCTTTATCAAATATATTAACCTCTATCAGCGGTGTGTCTTTCGTTCCTTCAAGTCTATATGTGAAAACAAAAAAACTTTCATTTTTTACCTCTAACACTTGTGTTGACTGACCTACTCTTGCTTCTATTTTTTTTATTTCTTCACTAAATATCTTTCCATATACTAATATTAAAAGATCATTTTCTAACCCTACTATTGAAATTCTATAAAAATAATTACCACTTCCATTTTGAAGTTTTTTGTATTTATATGGAAAAAAAGTTTTAGCATAGATATAATCTCCAACTATTTTTTCTCCTTCTTTGTCTAGAGAATAAATATATATTATTTCTTGATCAGTGCTTAGTATTTTTTGTATCTGAAATTTCGTGTGAATTCCATGCATACTTTCGACATCTTTAGTGATTTCTTCCAGTATTTCATCTTCAAACGAAAACATTATCCAGTATGATAATGTTAGACAAATAGTGATTGCTATACTAAGAAGAATTAATCTTAGTTTATTAGACTTTATAGTTTTCAACGGATTTATTATCATATTTCACTCATCCTTTCAAAAATATATTTTAAATTCTTAATTTATTTAACTTTATAGCAATGTTATTTTAATAAGTTTTCCTAATATTAAATTGAATTTAAAATAAACATATCCTCTTGGTAGCAAAGGATATGTTTATTTTATTTCTAAATTCTAGTAGAGCAGCTCAGTAATTTCTACCTCTATTTTCCAATGGTTAGAATTTCCACTAGTGGTCAACCCTAGTCCTGCTGGATTAAGTCCAACATTTACGCCGGAAGTTGTATAAGTATGTATATATGAAAATCTAGCGCCTGTTTTCTTATTTTTAACAGGAGTATATGTTTTGGCTAACTCCACTTCAGCTCTTGTGTAGTATGCGTAGTCTCCTATAAATTCGTGTTGAATATACTCAGGAAATGACCATATATAGCCTTTTTGATAATTGGATTCTGTTCGATTGTACTTAACAGAATTACCGCTATGTTTGTAAAAACCAGTAATACTATAGGATGTAGCTTTTAGTTCACCATCTCCCCCCCAAGTAATCCCAACAAAATCATCTCCAGTAGCAGGATTATCAGAACCACTTGAACCGTATCCAGACCACTCAGCTTCAGTTGCTATCTTATATTTGTAACTTCCTGTATCAAAACGAAATATATAAATCGTAAGCTTACCTTTCTTTTGACTATCAGAATATGATAAACTGACTGAGATGTCCTCTACATTCAGATTTTTATTATCTATTTGATCCAAATATTCTTCAACCTCATCATTAGTCATGAACCTACTATCTATGATTTGTAGTTCCTCATCCACATAAGCTAATGTCTCTGTAACATAAACTTCAACTGATTTGTAATCTGTCAGTGTATGTCCTTCTTCTAACTCCTTAATAACTTTTTCTTTAATATTTTTGTTATTCTCTAAAATCTTTTTAACCTCTTTGTTCTTCACTTCTATAGTTCCATCTAAATTTAACTTTATATCACTATCTTTCAATTTAATAGTCTTTTCTTGTCTGTAGTAGGCCTCTTCTTCTTTCTTAACTTCATCTGCATAGGTTACCAAAGAAAATAGCATGCAAAATACTGTTAACATTGATGCTAATCGCTTTAATTTTATCATAACTGTTATCTCCTTTTATAAATATTTTAGAACTTTCAACAAAATAACCAACTTAACATTAGGGACGGCAGACTGCGATAAAACAGATAAAACTGCCATTGACTTTTTTGAGAATCGAATTAAGCTATAATAAATTAACTTCGTCCAATGTGCTAATTCCGTGGTTAAAAGTAAAAAACATCCTGAAATCCCCAACCGCTATCTTCGATCAAGAAAATGTCGCGGTCACAAGAAGGCAATCATTGCAATAGCAAGAATGCTTTTAACAGCATTATACAACAGGTTGAAGAAAAATAAACCATATAATGCCGAACTTTACAGAAACTCCGACATTATTCCTGTCAATCGTGATATTACTGTGGAACAAGCTCTGCAATTAGCAAAATTCCAGGGTTATAGAATTAAGTCAGCAGGATAACCTTAATTTTGTCTACATATTCAATTTTTTCGAAGCCACCGCAAGATGGCTTGTTTGTTATGCCTTTATGGAATGCGCCAATCTCTAGTTTTCTTTTTCAACCTTCTCCTCCTTCCATCAAAATCTATGTTATACTTAAGCACATTTTCAATATATCATAAAATTTCCATCTTAAAACAGATTTAGAACAAAATGGGACTAAAGAGCAATGAAATGGCATATCAAACTTTTTTGTTCCCTTTTACTCCCATTTCATTCCTTCTTAGTTGTATGTGATTTCTAACTATGATATTATTCAGTTTAATTAAAAGGTAGGGGATGAGTTAACAATGCATAATCTTATTGATATTTTTGCTTATAAAATCTATAAAGAAAAACTCTTATCTAATAGCGATATTCGTAAAATGAAGTACGCTATGAAGGTTATTTGGAGTGAATTAGAAAAGTTTATCATATTTTTGTTATTTTTTGTTGTTTTGAATAAGGTGCCTTTGTTCTTGTTTTCTTTCGCTGTACTATTGTCTATTCGTTCATTTTCTGGAGGATTGCACTTTGAAAATAACTTGCCATGCTTTATAACAAGTTTTGGATTTTTTTCCTTGACAGTTTTTATTCTGCCTCATTTATTTACGATGACAATCCATACAGCGCTTATACTCACACTAGTTAGTATAATAATTATCTCTTACCGTTCCCCCAGGCCCTCTAGTTTTCGACCTATATTAAATAAAAAAAGAAAAAGGATACTAAAATATTTATCCCTTTTCTCTACGCTGCTTTGGATTTTTGTTTTATTTAAATTTCTCCTAATATATAATAAAACTTTTTTTGCATGTGGCATATGGAGCATATTTTTACAAGCATCCCAACTATCTATAGGAAAGGAGGAAAAACAATGAAAAACAACTCTTCAATATTAAAGATCGCTTTATTTTCCATCGCATCTATGTTTGTACTTGCTTCAGAGTTAATTGCTTTCTCAGGATCAATTGTTCTCTGGGGAGAGCCAAAATGCCCCAAAAATTTATTAAAATAATATTTTAAAAATCGTATATTTTTCATCAAAAGAAAGTTCAATGCTTCCCTGATAGCAATCGACAATTCGCTTTACATTATATAAACCATAACCTCGATACTTTCCTTCTTTGGTAGAAAAACCTCTTTCAAAAATATGATTAATATCTCTTGACTGGATCGTTTCACCTGTATTTTTTATTTCTATTACTTTATATTCTTCTTCTATACCAAGTAATAAAACGATTCTATTTGAATTGTCATTGTTGTTATTTTTATTTGCCTCAATAGCATTGTCCAGTAAATTTCCTAATAATTCAACAAGTTCATATTTTTCTAAAGGGTATTGTGGTATTTCATTTAAAAATTCAATATAAAAAGCAATGCCTTTTTCTTCTGCTAAGGATTTTTTACTATAAATGATTGCACTTAAGATAGGTTCTTTTATACTTAGTAGTTTGTCTGTAGACTTCATTACTTTAATTACCGTCTCTAAGTATTGTTTCATTTCTTGCTTTGCCTGTTGATCATCTTCAAGTTGAACTAATCCATAAAGAGCACTGAGATGGTTTTTGAAGTCATGCTGGCTTTGTCTTATTTCATGTACCATATTCTCTAAAAAAGGCATATATTTTTCATGAGTATGTATAATTTTTTGCTGTTCTTTAATAAGTATAGATTGATATAAAAAAAATATATTTAATCCTTCCCAAGCAACCATTACTAACAACAGGTATGTTACATGATCCCATATAAAGTCTTTATCTATTTGCCAAATATACATAATCAATAAAACAATTCCACCAATATTGACGATGATCGTTCTTGTATACTTGCCATATTTAGCATAATACTTATTTATCTTGTTTATTATAGTAGACTTATGGATAAAAATACTCACTATCAGCATAATTATATTAACAATAAGTCCACTAAGAAATGAGTAAGTTCTAAGGCTCATAATCTGTGACAGAACATAAGTACATATCAACTGAATACTGAAAATCATTATCAATACAATGATAAATTGAAAGATTGTATCTTTAACTGATACTTTAAACAGGGTTATAATCATCACACATAATACTACAAAATTAACTAAAAATTCAATCCCAACGCTATACATATTAAGGATCACTGCCGTTATGGATAAAGTAATAATAATAGAAAAACTTCTTATGTCATAAATATTCAATTGATTATTCAACTTACTCCATATTAGCAATATAGCTATCATCTCTAATATTGAAAGGATGAATATTTCATACCATTGCATACTGCTCCTCACCTTCTTACACTCCAGAGAAAAACTTGTTTAAAAACTCTCGTTTATATTTGTTACTTACATAAGCATTTACAGCGTACTCCTTAAAGTACACTGTCCAAGCGTTTTTTCCATATCTCTCTACTAGGAAAATATTTGCAATATTAACTATATAAGACTTATGAGTTTGCATAAAACTCGAAGAGCTTACTTTTTCTAGTATTCCTTTCATCGAAGTATTAGGAATGGTATATTGATTATTTTTCGTATACACCATACAATTTTTTCCTTGAGCCTCAATAAAGAAAATATCCTTAAGAAAAATTTTTAAAATACAGTTCTTAACTTCGAATCGAATGACCTGCTCTTTAATAGATTCTTTTATAACTCCTTTTATTAGTCGCTGGGAAATTTTAAGTATATCTTCTTGCGTATAGGGTTTTTCAATAAAATCATAACAGTGATACTTTTTAAAGGCTTCAAGCTGATAATAAACATGAGTAGTAATAAATACAATATAGGTTAGTTCATACTGGGGTATAGAACGAATCTTCTCTGCTACTTTCAATCCTGACATATCAGAAAGTTCAATATCTAAAAAGAATAGCTGGATTATTTCTTGTTCTAAGGTTTTTATCGCCTGTCCACCAGTGGCAACTTCAAATACTTTTATGTCTTTATTTAAAGACTCAAGAATTCTGACTAAATTATTTCTTTCAACATGATTATCTTCAACTACAAGAATGTTCATTGTAACTCCCCTACTCTATATTTTGATTGATAAGTATTATGATACTCTTAGTAATGCAAAATCTTATTAAAACACTAGCATAATATAATAACTTTTTAAATAAAAAATCGATAAAAGGTTAAAATCCTCGACGAAGTGTGTAAAACTAGCTAATCACACACTTAAAAAGCACCTTCAAATATTAGATTTTTTTATCTAGTATTTTGGGTGCTCTTCGCCTTCATTTCTTGAAAAGTTCATAATAAAAGACGGCATCCTTTGAGACAATACCGTCTAATACTTCCTTTTATCTATTCATAATTTAAATAATTAGGCAAAGTATCTGCCTTCGTATGATCATTACCTTCATATTTTAGTAAGGCTTTAATGTTAATCGTATGATTGTTTCTATCATACTTAATTTCTATATGGTCTGGTCTTCCATCGTCTTGGTGTAGCTGAAGAAATTGTTTTAAAATATTCTCTGCTGCCTCATTGTTTACATCCTCATAAATCTGTAGATATTCTTTCTCTGGTATCTCCAAATAAAGGTCGTATCCGCCTTCATGTTTCACCCTTCGATCTAATACACTTTCTAGCA includes:
- a CDS encoding accessory gene regulator ArgB-like protein: MHNLIDIFAYKIYKEKLLSNSDIRKMKYAMKVIWSELEKFIIFLLFFVVLNKVPLFLFSFAVLLSIRSFSGGLHFENNLPCFITSFGFFSLTVFILPHLFTMTIHTALILTLVSIIIISYRSPRPSSFRPILNKKRKRILKYLSLFSTLLWIFVLFKFLLIYNKTFFACGIWSIFLQASQLSIGKEEKQ
- a CDS encoding AgrD family cyclic lactone autoinducer peptide; amino-acid sequence: MKNNSSILKIALFSIASMFVLASELIAFSGSIVLWGEPKCPKNLLK
- a CDS encoding sensor histidine kinase, translating into MQWYEIFILSILEMIAILLIWSKLNNQLNIYDIRSFSIIITLSITAVILNMYSVGIEFLVNFVVLCVMIITLFKVSVKDTIFQFIIVLIMIFSIQLICTYVLSQIMSLRTYSFLSGLIVNIIMLIVSIFIHKSTIINKINKYYAKYGKYTRTIIVNIGGIVLLIMYIWQIDKDFIWDHVTYLLLVMVAWEGLNIFFLYQSILIKEQQKIIHTHEKYMPFLENMVHEIRQSQHDFKNHLSALYGLVQLEDDQQAKQEMKQYLETVIKVMKSTDKLLSIKEPILSAIIYSKKSLAEEKGIAFYIEFLNEIPQYPLEKYELVELLGNLLDNAIEANKNNNNDNSNRIVLLLGIEEEYKVIEIKNTGETIQSRDINHIFERGFSTKEGKYRGYGLYNVKRIVDCYQGSIELSFDEKYTIFKILF
- a CDS encoding LytR/AlgR family response regulator transcription factor; translation: MNILVVEDNHVERNNLVRILESLNKDIKVFEVATGGQAIKTLEQEIIQLFFLDIELSDMSGLKVAEKIRSIPQYELTYIVFITTHVYYQLEAFKKYHCYDFIEKPYTQEDILKISQRLIKGVIKESIKEQVIRFEVKNCILKIFLKDIFFIEAQGKNCMVYTKNNQYTIPNTSMKGILEKVSSSSFMQTHKSYIVNIANIFLVERYGKNAWTVYFKEYAVNAYVSNKYKREFLNKFFSGV